The following nucleotide sequence is from Salvia splendens isolate huo1 chromosome 2, SspV2, whole genome shotgun sequence.
TTCTAGGTGACAACTTGTTAGCATTTTGTCCTTGCACTGTGTCATAACCTCATTCTCGATCTTGGAAGTGTATTGCCTGAAATAAGTGCAAAATATGCAGATCGAGTATCATTTTGCTATCATCTTTGTTGTTAGTATGGTCTACTACTTATATATTGGAACAACTGATCTAACATATGACAAATGAGTATAATATATGGTATGAATAAACTTGTATGCATACATAAATAGGTGTGGATGCTATTAATTATCCCTGAGGAACTTCTTGAAAGTTGAAGACATCACCCACTGCATTGGACGGCATGAATATAAGAGTATGGTTAGCTTAGTTCTGTGGCCACTAGCCTTATAAACATGACCACCAAAATTCTAGATGCGACAAGAAATATTATACCATGTATACCTAGCTTTGCCTAAAAATAAACCCCAGGTCAAAAAATGTTGAATGGAAATATTATATGAAGTCAGGAATACCAGATCTTGGGTCGTCTAAATCAAAACTGAATATGGCGTCCTTTCCTTGTAATTCCTGGAGATTGCCCCTTTACAATCACCTAATTTAATCTATGCTCTTTGCATTTTCTTTGAATAGATATTCCACTATTATTGTGATTGGTTATGTAGAGTATCTCTGATGATGCTATCAGAATACATGGATCCCTTATGGCCCTGCTTATGTTTTCTCGCTACTTTTATATGGTTGTTGTCCCCATACTGATGCTTTTTATGGATGAGTTGAAGATAAATTGTCAGAATTCCACTAAATAACTCATGGATGTGAAATTTTTAGGTTACCGTTGCATTAGCTGAACTTCTGATGGAGCAATTGAAAACCCAAAGGAAATTGGAAAATTATCTTAAGAACCAGCAACCATTTCATACCCAATCCATGGATGACCTTATTTCATTTCTCGATGGCCCACATTGGGACGATGGTGAATCGTTTGTTTGTGTTGTAGTGAACAACATTGACGGGCCTGCTTTGCGTGATTCAGAGTCTCAGCAATATCTTGCCAGACTCGCAGCTTGTTCTCATACTCTCATGGTGGCTTCAACTGATCATGTGAATGCACCTTTATGTAAGTTTCTTCTGACATTATAGTTTTACTGGGAAAGTTGTTCTTGACTATGTTTCATTGCATCTATCAGTATGGAACAAGAAAATGGTACACACGGAGTTCAATTGGTACTGGTACCATGTTCCTACCTATGCACCATACAAGGTGGAAGGAATATTCTTTCCTCCGATCCTGGCTCACAGTGGCAGTGCACAAACTGTGAAGACAGCTTCAATAGTTTTACAGAGTTTGACACCAAATGCTCAAAATGTGTTCAAAGTTGTTGCAGACCATCAGCTAGCTAATCCTGATGGAGAAGGCAAGTAACTAAGTCTTACTGTGAAAAATTGACATGCCTTTGCAACTGTATAACAAATGCCTGGATCTTTTTCTTGCAGGAATGCCATTGAACAATTTATACACAGTATGCCGAGAGCGTTTTCTTGTGAGTAGCCAAATTACTCTAAATGCTCATCTCACAGAATTCAAGGATCATGAATTGGTGAAGACGAGAAGAAACTCAGATGGCGAAGACTGCTTGTACATTCCTCTTTCGAGCGACGCCCTTCAGAAGCTTATACATGAGATCAGCCAATAGAAGATGGATCAATAACTGTCATTTGCTGAAATCTATACTGTAGCTTCTGGCATTTGAGCTTGTTTGATATTTTATCACCTTATCTGTTAGGCTTTGTATTATTATCAACTACTCTCGAATCTTCATTAATATTCATGCAAACATCAAATAGTGCATACCAAGTTCGTAATGATTGTTTTAGCATGTACTTTTAAATCTCATACATATGTGGTTGAAAGTTTCGAATTAAAATGAATCAAAGTAACTCAGTCAATTTGTTTTAATGAATTTAGATATCTGTACTTTGATCCACCTAAGCTTAACATTTTTACTTGTGAAAAAAGCAAGTGTGAGATTAATAAATAGGTTCAATACAAAAGAAATTCTGAAGGTACAGTTCAATGTAACACATCATAAATAAGAATAATTAGTTGAACCCAATTCAATGTGACACATCTACTAGTAGAAAGCTTTGTCAATGGAACAATCCATCATTTTTAAGTAAAATTCGTTTGTTACGATGTAAGAATCTGATggcattaatttatttatcatttgtaCGAACCAGCATTTGCAAACATGAGATGAACAACAAGGTAAATAAACTAGCTACACTTTATATCAAACTTATTTTGTACAGAGAAAATTCAGGCCAACTAACTTCACTGAGAAAACCAACAAGAAACTGCCTTTCTCTAAAAATCTCTTAAATCAGCAAACATTATGATGGAGGATCAAGTCCAACATGTTCATTCTCATGGAAGGAAATGCCTTGGCATAAATTGTGAAAAAACTAACATGAAATTTCCCCACATAAAGCCTCAGAGGGCAAAGAAACAAGACCAGTATCACCAATCCTTTTGGCTCATCTTGCAAGTTGCAGAAGACCAAGGCAGCGACTCGAGATAGATGGGAGAAATTTCCTTATTACACATCCAGAAGCAGAAAAGAAACTCAAGAATGTCATTCAGCAGTATAGTCAGAAAATCGAAGCATAAATTACTTAGGAACATGTCTATACTTCTACATTGTAACCGCTCGAATCAGCTAAGATCGTTAACCTCCGCGTAGTTTTGATAAAGTTActgcaaggaaaaaaaatgataatcgTTTTTATTAGTGTATGTTAAGACACGATGAGATGGCATGCAAGGAAAGTAGCCAAGCAAATTAGTCTCACCTAAACGGTTGGTCACCAACTGGCTTGACTCTGCCTGCAGCATCTCTGCGGAGAACTCGATTCAGTATTTCTGAGACATCAATGCCAAACATATCCGCGAGTTTTCTGTACAGTTGTTCATAAGAACCTAGTAGAGAAAGATCTAGTGTACGTCCTACATCCTCAGATTCCATAAAAACCTTGCAGTGACCAGTTTCCAGAATATCTGGTTGAATTCCTTCACATGATGAGTGCTCTGGTACTTCGTTTTGATTCAGGCCGCAACCAGATCCATCAGAAGTATTTCCCGTTTTCTCTACATTCCCATCAGAGGAACTATTGCCAGTTCGAGTGGGGGAAACTGTATCACTAGAGCAACTCAGAGAAATCTGGTTCTCTGTAAGTATTGGCTTACCAAAAAGCAGAAATGGGGCTGCCTTTCCGTGATCAGGTTTAGCTGATCCGTGAGTTGGATTTCCCATGGTAAGTTGACAGGAAATGTTCTCATTGCTGGCAGGTATCGGAAGGAGGGGTCTGGACTGTCCAGTAGGATATCGGTCATGAGGTAGAAAACCAACAGGAAACAAACCCAACTGCAGTTGCTTATTTACGTGGAGACTTGATAATGATAAACCATATTTAGCATGCCTGGCTCCCTGCATGCCAGCAGGAGTGGTATTAGGAAGACACCCGAAGGGATTGCTAGACCCGACATGGTGGCTGATTGGTGGCATTGGAATTTGTCCATCGAAAGGGTGATCTGAATGCTGTGGTAATCTCATTTTCTTTCTTGGTGGTAAGAAAGGAGAGAGGTGAATGGCAGGCATGTTCGATACGAGTTCAATGAGCCAAGGGCTTACTCGTTTCACATTTTGAAGCAGATCAGGCTCATCCCAGGCCACCTGTGATCATTTTCATACTGAAACCTTGTAACAGCTGGTTTGGACAGTATCAAGCTTTGCTTattaacattaaaaattaaGCAAGATCCAAAATAATATCTCACATATTAAAGACAATATATTGAACAACATCAATCAAATGCAATGAAGAGGATCAAAGATTAAGGATTGCACCTAAAATTTAATGACTTGTCAATCCATAGACTAGTAAAAAGAAAGTACACTAAACAAGATTTAGGAAAACACATGAAGTGTAAATAAAGAGTGAATGAAATAAGCATGAATATAGTGCTACGAAACATTTAACAAACTGAAATACGATCAATTCATCTTAAACCCAAAATTACCTGAAGCAATCTCCAAGGTGAATCAGGCCACCAAATAGGATCAACAACCTGAACTGATGATATAGTTCCCATGAACCAGCTTATGCGCGACGAATCCTCGGTCTCAAATGCCATTTTAAACCTCATCCCCAAGCACCAACGTATTTGCATTGCTACCTTCACCAGAGAGGCCTTCACACAGAACTCAGGAGTGCTGGCTCTGGGATAGTACACCACCTCAAAGGGGCGTCCACTGGCAGCAAGACTTGCAGCTTCGACCACATCTTCCGCCTTCACTCTCCCCCTTTCTATCCAATTCACATTATTGTTCTTCTCATCATCCCTCAGAGACGATGAAAACCCCCCATAAGGCACAATGGAGCTCCCTCCGGCCAGATTCCAAGTATCAGTTCCATCACCAATCCCCCTCTTCGCCCGCCTGATACCAATGCAAAGATCACCATTCTCCGCCCTCATGAACACTATGGAGTCCCCCGCCAGGAGCTTCTTATGGTTCACAAAAGTACTCCAGCCAGTTGTGAGAAGATGCCGCCTTGGCGTCCCCCTGTAGATATGCCTAAACTTCCAGGTCTCGCCATGAACATCCTTAGCAAGAATGGTCTGCACGGGAGGGTCAGCCGAGTAGTCCAGCCGGGGAAATATGGTCTCCGCACAGTACCTAGGCACTGAAAACCCCCCACCATTGTTGGCATCAGACTGAGTTAGAGTCTTTGCGAACGAAGCGGGCATTTCTTGATTCTCAGAGCCAACAGCCCCTCCTTCATCATGATCAACCTCAGCGGCATCACTCCCACTAGCCGGAGACAATCTCATCTTGGTAAAGACCTCATCCGTGTCAGGATCCGCCATGAAACTAATCGAAGAAACTCGACATGGTATGTAAGCAGGAATTCTTAGAAATTTTCTAAAATCAACATTCCCACAGCTGTGCTCAGAGTGGCCCTGTGGGAAGTAAAACACCTTGGAATTCTTCAATGGCATCTGCACCATGCTGCCGGCGCAGGCATGCCATAGTTGAGAATCCAAACATCTCTCTGTTTCTCTCATTTTCTCTTTCGATTCCATAAAACTAATCATTCCAATCAACAATTTTTAATTCATAGCAcaaaccaagcagatttttctcTCGCAGAAATGGAACGCTAGAAGCAGAAAAATCCAATTAAAGTTACCTCCTTATTTGAAGCACACAGATTAGCAGCATCAGCATATACATGCATATGATATGGCACAATCAAAATCTTatcttcacaaaatcaaaactCTGACAATAGTCAAAAAGTAATTTTAATATCTTCGATCAAATATCACACTTTTTTCAATTTGACAGCACAAGGAACCCATGACCTTGGACCAGATAAAAAAACCTTTTCGAAGAAAGATTAAATAATGAATGAATCAAATTGAACTCTTCCACTTCAATCAcacaaaaaaactaaaatccctaaacaatcaaaaataaaaagcacatttTTACGAGAAAAACAAAAACTTGAAGAAAGTCGAGAGAGAAAATAGAATAGACAAGAACCAGAACTTTTTCCTTTTACTTAATAAAGCGCTCTTCCATTCTCCCTCACTTCATACTTAACTCCATTCACACGTCTCTCTCTACAACCTATATATATGTCGTCTTCAGTTAATTTATTTCttgttccttttttttttttatctctttcctCTGATGAATTCGTTACTGTAACctactagtaattaattaattcatttttaaaagGGATAGATAATACTAGTTCCTGCCTCGGATCTGATGAACTTACTCTGATGTACCTTCATACACCAGAAAGTGAAATATCCTCCATGTTGAATATAAATATTGCGAAGGTTTTGTTTTAGTATTATAAAAGATTATATTTATTCTGCTGCTTACGATAATctggtattattattatttttatatattgggGTGAATCGTGTGATTAACAACTGCTGGTGGGGCTTAATTGATATTGATAGGACCAATGTATGGTAATCAGTGTAACAGTGTTAATTTAAACAAGTCTAATCTTTACTTTAACAATGTAATTTGTCTTTCTTTTCGGATATTTCattcttatttaatttgtgGAGAACATGAGATGTAAGAATTGATAAAATCGAATTGAAATTCTGAAGCTTCAGTTTCTTCTCCaatataaaatatcaactaaCCTCTATTTTGGATTGATTTACTTTTTTCTTCAGAAttaaggagtataattttatttggaaTCAACATGTTCTAATGAAAACATGCCCTTAATGTTAAACTGAAACTGAATAGTAGTCATTGGATCTAGGACATAAATTATTCTAACACAAGTTACACAACCATACAATTCAATTAGCACAAGCTCAATACAATTAGCATAATCGTATAATATAATTGACATAGTCACACAATAATGTAGAAAACTCAATCAGCATATATAAGAAACACAATAAGCATATGTTTGAAACTCAGTTAACAAATGTTAGAAACTCAACCAGTTCTCAAACAAAatagattaaaaatattaatatctataaaaataaaatcataaaatttaaaaagctCAATCACTATATTAGtacaattaaaattttgttaaaatctttatataatacttttaatttaataaatgatATGTACTGGAAAAATAATTTGGAT
It contains:
- the LOC121792241 gene encoding origin of replication complex subunit 2-like — its product is MESNELEEEEFGFSRNYFLAKELGGSSKKSARKASDINLVDEQELREAYAKLEFKHEKEINNLVNSYRKSYAEWVFMLRCGFGLLMYGFGSKKGLIEDFASTALTDYSVVVINGYLQSINLKQVTVALAELLMEQLKTQRKLENYLKNQQPFHTQSMDDLISFLDGPHWDDGESFVCVVVNNIDGPALRDSESQQYLARLAACSHTLMVASTDHVNAPLLWNKKMVHTEFNWYWYHVPTYAPYKVEGIFFPPILAHSGSAQTVKTASIVLQSLTPNAQNVFKVVADHQLANPDGEGMPLNNLYTVCRERFLVSSQITLNAHLTEFKDHELVKTRRNSDGEDCLYIPLSSDALQKLIHEISQ
- the LOC121792224 gene encoding auxin response factor 18-like; the encoded protein is MISFMESKEKMRETERCLDSQLWHACAGSMVQMPLKNSKVFYFPQGHSEHSCGNVDFRKFLRIPAYIPCRVSSISFMADPDTDEVFTKMRLSPASGSDAAEVDHDEGGAVGSENQEMPASFAKTLTQSDANNGGGFSVPRYCAETIFPRLDYSADPPVQTILAKDVHGETWKFRHIYRGTPRRHLLTTGWSTFVNHKKLLAGDSIVFMRAENGDLCIGIRRAKRGIGDGTDTWNLAGGSSIVPYGGFSSSLRDDEKNNNVNWIERGRVKAEDVVEAASLAASGRPFEVVYYPRASTPEFCVKASLVKVAMQIRWCLGMRFKMAFETEDSSRISWFMGTISSVQVVDPIWWPDSPWRLLQVAWDEPDLLQNVKRVSPWLIELVSNMPAIHLSPFLPPRKKMRLPQHSDHPFDGQIPMPPISHHVGSSNPFGCLPNTTPAGMQGARHAKYGLSLSSLHVNKQLQLGLFPVGFLPHDRYPTGQSRPLLPIPASNENISCQLTMGNPTHGSAKPDHGKAAPFLLFGKPILTENQISLSCSSDTVSPTRTGNSSSDGNVEKTGNTSDGSGCGLNQNEVPEHSSCEGIQPDILETGHCKVFMESEDVGRTLDLSLLGSYEQLYRKLADMFGIDVSEILNRVLRRDAAGRVKPVGDQPFSNFIKTTRRLTILADSSGYNVEV